In one Paramisgurnus dabryanus chromosome 21, PD_genome_1.1, whole genome shotgun sequence genomic region, the following are encoded:
- the LOC135775128 gene encoding uncharacterized protein, whose amino-acid sequence MKPKEEITNAREQTDQDLKIVKEEISQLNEMEEKPHHLILKEESLSCSITVRNLSPKRKKKKKSTAKDVLICPQCGMTFTYKCKFNYHTRTHTGEKPYRCDQCEKAYNRSWDLNEHMKTHTGEQPRCDQCGRTFTRKSDLNKHMKVHTGEKPYSCDQCGKAYNRSWDLNEHIRTHNGEQPRCNQCERTFTRKFDLKKHMKVHTGEKLYRCDQCEKTFKKKVHLKVHTRFHTGEKLYICDQCGNYFIHKSELNRHMRIHTKERP is encoded by the exons ATGAAGCCAAAAGAAGAAATCACAAATGCAAGAGAACAGACAGATCAAG ATCTGAAAATAGTAAAGGAGGAAATTTCACAACTCAATGAAATGGAGGAGAAACCTCATCATTTGATACTCAAGGAAGAATCTCTGAGCTGCTCGATTACTGTGAGGAATTTGTCtcctaaaagaaaaaaaaagaaaaaatcaaCAGCCAAGGATGTCCTTATTTGCCCTCAGTGCGGGATGACCTTTAcctataaatgtaaatttaattacCACACGAGAACCCACacaggagagaaaccttataGATGTGATCAATGTGAAAAGGCCTACAACAGAAGTTGGGACCTTAATGAGCACATGAAAACCCACACTGGAGAACAGCCTAgatgtgatcagtgtggaaGAACCTTCACTCGTAAGTCTGACCTGAACAAGCACATgaaagttcacactggagaaaaaccttatagctgtgatcagtgtggaaagGCCTACAACAGAAGTTGGGACCTTAATGAGCACATAAGAACCCACAATGGAGAACAGCCTAGATGTAATCAGTGTGAAAGAACCTTCACTCGTAAGTTTGACCTGAAAAAGCACATgaaagttcacactggagaaaagctTTACAGATGTGATCAGTGTGAAAAGACCTTCAAGAAGAAAGTCCACCTTAAGGTTCACACAAGATTTCATACTGGAGAAAAGCTTTACATatgtgatcagtgtggaaattattttattcataagTCTGAACTTAACAGgcacatgagaattcacactaAAGAAAGGCCTTAA
- the LOC135775113 gene encoding uncharacterized protein, translating into MRAVDQYLMKPKEEITNAREQTDQDLKAVKEEISQLNEMEEKPLIPKEESLSCSITVRNLSPKRNNNQQATTNNTLICPQCGMTFTYKCKFNDHMRIHTGEKPYRCDQCGKSYNRSWDLNEHMKTHTGEQPRCDQCERTFNRKSDLNKHMKVHTGEKPYRCDQCGKTYNRSWDLNEHIRTHNGEQPRCDQCKRTFNRKSDLNKHMKIHTGEKPYRCDQCEKTYNRSWDFNEHIRTHNGEQHRCDQCGKTFTRKFCLNVHKRIHTGEKPYRCDQCGKTFKRKVHLMVHTRFHTREKLYRCDQCGNCFICKFELNKHMRIHTKERP; encoded by the exons ATGCGAGCAGTCgaccaat ACCTGATGAAGCCAAAAGAAGAAATCACAAATGCAAGAGAACAGACAGATCAAG ATCTGAAAGCAGTAAAGGAGGAAATTTCACAACTCAATGAAATGGAGGAGAAACCATTGATACCCAAGGAAGAATCTCTGAGCTGCTCGATTACTGTGAGGAATTTGTCTCCTAAAAGGAACAACAACCAACAAGCAACAACCAATAATACTCTTATTTGCCCTCAGTGTGGGATGACCTTTAcctataaatgtaaatttaatgaccacatgagaattcacactggagaaaaaccttataGATGTGATCAATGTGGAAAGAGCTACAACAGAAGTTGGGACCTAAATGAGCACATGAAAACCCACACTGGAGAACAGCCTAGATGTGATCAGTGTGAAAGAACCTTCAATCGTAAGTCTGACCTGAACAAGCACATgaaagttcacactggagaaaaaccttatagatgtgatcagtgtggaaagacCTACAACAGAAGTTGGGACCTTAATGAGCACATAAGAACCCACAATGGAGAACAGCCTAGATGTGATCAGTGTAAAAGAACCTTCAATCGTAAGTCTGACCTGAACAAGCACATgaaaattcacactggagaaaaaccttacagaTGTGATCAGTGTGAAAAGACCTACAACAGAAGTTGGGACTTTAATGAGCACATAAGAACCCACAATGGAGAACAGCATAgatgtgatcagtgtggaaaAACCTTCACTCGCAAGTTTTGCCTTAATGTTCAcaagagaattcacactggagaaaaaccttacagaTGTGATCAATGTGGAAAAACCTTCAAGAGGAAAGTCCACCTTATGGTTCACACAAGATTTCATACTAGAGAAAAGCTTTACAgatgtgatcagtgtggaaattgttttatttgtaagTTTGAACTTAATAAgcacatgagaattcacaccAAAGAAAGGCCTTAA
- the LOC141281367 gene encoding uncharacterized protein yields the protein MEPKEEITNAREQTDQDQKAVKEEILQLNEIEEQPHHLIPKEESLSCSITERNLSPKRKKKKNSTAKGALICPHCRKTFTYNYKLNEHMKTHTGERPYSCDQCGKTFMNKWHLNDHTRTHTGDKPYKCDQCGRTFTRKSCLILHMRLHTGEKPFRCDQCGKSYMNKWLLNNHTRTHTGERPYSCDQCGKSYMNKWHLNYHTRTHTGEKPYRCDQCGKSYMNKWLLNDHTRTHTREKPYRCDQCGKTFTRKSDLKKHMTIHTGEKPYRCDQCGKTYNRSWDLNEHIRTHNGEQTTCDQCGKTFTRKSGLKKHMKIHTEEKPYSCDQCEKTFKRKIHLKVHTRFHTGEKLYRCDQCGNYFIHKFELNKHMRIHTKERP from the exons ATGGAGCCAAAAGAAGAAATCACAAATGCAAGAGAACAGACAGATCAAG ATCAGAAAGCGGTAAAGGAGGAAATTTTACAACTCAATGAAATTGAAGAGCAACCTCATCATTTGATACCCAAGGAAGAATCTCTGAGCTGCTCGATTACTGAAAGGAATTTGTCacctaaaagaaaaaaaaagaaaaattcaacAGCCAAGGGTGCTCTTATTTGCCCTCATTGCAGAAAGACCTTCACCTATAACTATAAACTTAATGAGCACATGAAAACCCACACTGGAGAAAGACCTTACAGCTGTGATCAGTGTGGTAAAACTTTCATGAATAAATGGCACCTTAATGACCACACAAGAACCCACACTGGAGATAAACCTTACAAATGTGATCAGTGTGGAAGAACCTTCACTCGCAAGTCTTGCCTTATTCTTCACATGagacttcacactggagaaaaacctttcAGATGTGATCAGTGTGGTAAAAGTTACATGAATAAATGGCTCCTTAATAACCACACAAGAACCCACACTGGAGAAAGACCTTACAGCTGTGATCAGTGTGGTAAAAGTTACATGAATAAATGGCACCTTAATTACCACACAAGAAcccacactggagaaaaaccttacagaTGTGATCAGTGTGGTAAAAGTTACATGAATAAATGGCTCCTTAATGACCACACCAGAACCCACACCAGAGAAAAACCTTACAgatgtgatcagtgtggaaagacCTTCACTCGTAAGTCTGACCTGAAAAAGCACATGacaattcacactggagaaaaaccttacagatgtgatcagtgtggaaagacCTACAACAGAAGTTGGGACCTTAATGAGCACATAAGAACCCACAATGGAGAACAGACTACatgtgatcagtgtggaaaAACCTTCACTCGTAAGTCTGGCCTGAAAAAGCACATGAAAATTCACACTGAAGAAAAACCTTACAGCTGCGATCAGTGTGAAAAGACCTTCAAGAGGAAAATCCACCTTAAGGTTCACACAAGATTTCATACTGGAGAAAAGCTTTACAgatgtgatcagtgtggaaattattttattcataagTTTGAACTTAACAAgcacatgagaattcacactaAAGAAAGGCCTTAA